The Lepeophtheirus salmonis chromosome 1, UVic_Lsal_1.4, whole genome shotgun sequence genome has a segment encoding these proteins:
- the LOC121124487 gene encoding uncharacterized protein — translation MLRSKALYSYGSFRYHSIRVGCASGFWGDTPTAPRQFFKGAEKEVDYVVYDYLSELTMSLLSSAKMKNPALGYAPDFVSAGIGPYLSDIKEKGIKVITNAGGINTEACAKSIREACKETGVDLKIATVSGDNLLGRKDIQFNGVREMFSNESLPSKITSMTAYFGAGPIVTALDQGADIVITGRTADSALALAPFIHSFDWKDWDRLALGSLAGHLIECGGQATGGLFTDWFNVPSYENLGFPIVSADKSGQSLFLTKPKGTGGIINPATVSEQMLYEIGDPTNYVLPDVTCDFSQVSIESEKDGVRISGALGKPPTSTYKVCATYLDGYKGTVACLVSGGDSKAKGRKTADSIMNRTSMILKKSGLSPFERTHVQVLGSSEDAMIWLSVHHSDKKAIALWSREIASAGTGMTPGLTSMIGGRPKAVPLLRLFSFLYPKSLLPGEIKVNEDIFTHIPDTSEHCDVISEGQREDSTEDFTLASGSHTHDLEDLVFARSGDKGNSCNIGLIARHPAFLPYIRKFVTEKVVKDYFRDFIDDDMSDDSVIRYDVPGIHGFNFLLKNSLGGGGMASLRSDPLGKSYAQKLLSLKITNLPSLEEIRSSYINIEK, via the exons ATGCTCCGATCCAAGGCTCTTTATTCTTATGGATCATTTAGATATCATTCAATTCGTGTTGGATGCGCCTCGGGATTCTGGGGTGATACTCCCACTGCCCCTCGACAATTTTTCAAGGGGGCAGAGAAGGAAGTGGACTACGTGGTCTATGATTACCTTTCTGAATTAACGATGAGTCTACTATCATCTGCTAAAATGAAAAATCCTGCCCTTGGTTATGCCCCTGATTTTGTATCCGCTGGAATTGGACCTTATTTGTCCGATATTAAGGAAAAAg GTATTAAAGTCATTACCAATGCTGGTGGAATCAACACTGAAGCATGTGCTAAATCTATTAGAGAAGCATGCAAGGAGACTGgagttgatttaaaaattgcaacTGTGTCAGGGGATAACCTTCTTGGGCGGAAGGACATTCAATTTAATGGTGTGCGTGAAATGTTCTCAAATGAATCACTTCCTTCCAAAATTACATCAATGACTGCTTATTTCGGTGCAGGGCCAATCGTTACAGCTCTGGATCAGGGAGCTGATATAGTTATTACTGGACGTACAGCAGATAGTGCCCTTGCTCTAGCTCCCTTTATTCACTCCTTTGATTGGAAGGATTGGGATCGTCTTGCTTTAGGTTCTCTTGCTGGTCATTTAATCGAATGTGGGGGACAGGCTACTGGGGGTCTATTTACTGACTGGTTTAATGTTCCATCTTACGAAAATCTCGGATTTCCAATCGTATCTGCAGATAAATCTGGACAATCCCTGTTCTTAACAAAACCTAAAGGCACTGGTGGCATAATCAACCCCGCAACAGTTTCTGAGCAAATGCTATATGAAATCGGTGACCCTACTAATTATGTTCTACCGGATGTCACATGCGACTTTTCACAAGTGTCGATAGAGTCTGAGAAAGATGGCGTTCGTATATCTGGTGCTTTAGGGAAGCCTCCTACTTCAACTTATAAAGTTTGTGCCACATATTTAGATGGTTATAAGGGTACAGTAGCATGTCTTGTGTCAGGGGGTGATTCAAAAGCTAAAGGGCGTAAAACAGCAGATTCCATTATGAATCGAACttcaatgattttaaaaaaatccggaTTATCGCCCTTTGAAAGAACGCACGTTCAGGTTCTTGGTAGTTCTGAGGATGCCATGATTTGGCTTAGTGTCCATCATTCAGACAAAAAAGCAATTGCATTGTGGTCAAGAGAGATTGCATCTGCAGGTACAGGAATGACTCCTGGACTTACTAGTATGATTGGAGGTAGGCCAAAGGCTGTCCCTCTCCTAagactattttcatttttgtatccaAAGTCTCTATTACCTGGAGAAATCAAAGTCaatgaagatatatttacaCACATTCCTGATACATCAGAGCATTGTGATGTTATATCTGAAGGTCAAAGAGAGGACTCAACAGAAGATTTTACTTTAGCTTCGGGTTCACATACACATGATTTGGAAGATTTGGTATTTGCAAGAAGTGGTGATAAAGGTAATTCATGTAATATAGGACTCATTGCTCGTCATCCAGCCTTCTTACCTTATATTCGAAAGTTTGTTACTGAGAAAGTAGTTAAAGATTACTTTAGAGACTTTATTGATGATGATATGAGCGATGACTCTGTTATACGATATGATGTTCCGGGTATCCACGGATTCAATTTCCTACTAAAAAACTCTCTTGGAGGGGGTGGTATGGCATCTCTAAGATCAGATCCTCTAGGCAAATCCTAtgctcaaaaattattatcacttaaaataactaatttaccGAGTCTGGAAGAAATACGCAgttcttatattaatatagagaAATAA